The genomic stretch ctgaatcaaatcgaaccaataacatcgaaaccaaaccaattcatACCATTACTTTTGAGTCTTTGAGACGGGTAAGGAAGCCTTGATTTGGAGGAGAAATCATGGGCTCAGAAAGTAAAGCCAAATACTGCAAGGAGCACTCGAGTTAGTCTGAAAACTATGGGCAAAAGAAAAGGCATGATTCACTGTTGAGAGGTAATTGTGCgtgtaatttcttttttacCCTCTTTAACTCAAGGAATTTTAATCATTTAAAACATTTGATATTCTTTTAATGTGAAATTACTTTATTTACCCTTATATAAAAAGTCGAAGTCAAAACAGTGATAATGAGAGGTATTACAcacccaatttttatttttttttctaagaacgGTTATTCTGGACTAGTTATGTgggaccatattgatcccacaacTACATGAACCCATAATCACATGGATAATATCATACACATTATTACATAACAATATCTCTCTTATCTCCTTTCTcatcaatttctttttcttttcagtaAACACAGGGATCCCTCTCTATAAACCAAAATTTTAACACCAGAATGGTCTGTTTCTACTCATGATGCTGGTAACTTTTTCCTCCTGTCGCTTCCAATTCCATCAAGATTTCCACCACCCTATCCGAAACTCTTTTGATCAGATCGGACCAATCCCTGGAAGACCCATTGAAGAAACAGTAATTATCTCAAGAAATTAACCATTAGCtttaaaactttgaaaaaaatatatatatatatatatatatgttatttaaTTACATACCCTTTGGACGAATCAAACGAGATGCCGACCCTGTCCTTGGCCAGCTCAAGCGCCAAACTAAACCTATGAAGCTGCTTCGCCTGAAAGGTTACATCATCCACAAGCACAAGATCGGAGGTCTTGACATCATAGAAAATGGGAATGATTTTCTTCTCGCATTCCATCATCAGAGCCAATTCATGGAGGCAGTTGTGAGAAGTGCAATAATTTGGAGAGAAGATGGCCACCCCAACCTTACAGTCTCTTATAGCAGTTTCAATGACCTCCTTAAGCTCTTCGCCAGGCTTCATGCTCTTATAATCTAAGAAGGGAT from Macadamia integrifolia cultivar HAES 741 chromosome 14, SCU_Mint_v3, whole genome shotgun sequence encodes the following:
- the LOC122061716 gene encoding TIR-only protein-like codes for the protein MSLCNQAFSSVVSANSFSNSRQKQTVFFSRRITTACRSPHSIDVFINHRGMDTKRNVAALLYDRFIHLNLNPFLDYKSMKPGEELKEVIETAIRDCKVGVAIFSPNYCTSHNCLHELALMMECEKKIIPIFYDVKTSDLVLVDDVTFQAKQLHRFSLALELAKDRVGISFDSSKGDWSDLIKRVSDRVVEILMELEATGGKSYQHHE